In the Flavobacteriales bacterium genome, TCGTCGTTGGGCGGACCGAAGGGCAGGCGGGTGCCGAAGACCAGGTTGAGGTGCACCTTGAAGGTGGGCCAGCGGGGCATCTCGTCCTGGAAGTAGAGGGCGAAGTTGACGCGCTGGTCGGTGGGCTTGGGGATGTAGCCCGGCTCGATGCGCGTGGAGTCCACCGCCACCTGGTCGAAGGTGTAGCCCGGGCGGATGGTGTCGCCGGCGGCGTTGAAGCGCAGGTAGTAGAAGTCGTCCAGCAGGTCCTCCTGCACGGTCATCACGCTCACGCCGGCCCACGACTCGATGCCGGGGATGAGCTCGCCGTTGAGCTTCAGGTCCAGGCCCATGGCGTAGGCCTTGGCGTTGTTGCGGCCGTAGTAGCGGATGCGCACGTTGTCCACCTCGTAGGGGATCACGTTGTCCATGAGCTTGTAATAGGCCTCGGTGGTGAGCTTGAAGGGGCGCTGGAAGATGCGCAGCTCGCGTTCCCAGCCCAGCAGGAAGTGGATGCTGCGCTGGGCGCGGATGTCGGGGTTGAGCTGGCCGTCGAAGCCTCGCAGCTCGCGGTAGAAGGGGGGCTGGTAGTAGAGGCCGGTGGCGAACCAGAAGCGGTGGCGGCGGTCCACGGTGTCGCCCTTGTGGGTCACGCGCGTCCATCCGGGGGCGTAGGTGGCGCGCAGGCGGGGGCTCACGACGGTCTCCTGGTTGTAGCTCCACCAGTTGGCGCGCAGGCCGGCGTTGAGGCCCCAGCTGCGACCGGGGAGGGTCTCCCAGGTCCACGCGTTCTGCACGTAGGCGCTGGCGCGGTAGCTCTCCAGCTCGGCGCGGCTCTTCAGCACGTAGCTCAGCTCCAGGTCCTCGCCGCTGCTCTGGGGGATGCTGTAGTCGGCCGAGTCCACCATGGTCCACTCGCTGAGGCGGTCGCTGATGGTCTCGCGGCGGCCGTCGATGCCCCATTGCAGGTAGCTCTTGCGCAGCTGCTTGTAGCCGCGGTGGGCCACGGTGATCACCTGGGCGCTGAGGTCGTTGCGGGCATGGTCGAGGTAGCCGCCCACGCCCAGGTTGCGCACCACCTCGCCGAACTGGTCGCTGCCGAGGTCGCGGTCCAGCTCATCCAGGAAGTACTGGCCCAGCACGTCGAAGGTCTCGGTCTCGCGGGTGTCGAAGGCGCTGACGGTGAACTTCAGCAGGGCGTCCTTGCCGGCCTTCCAGTTGAGGTTGAGGGCGCCGGACCAGGTGTCGAACTCGGTGCGCTCGCGGCCCTCGAAGAAGACGGTGAAGCGCAGGGCCTGGTTGAAGTTGCCGAACTCGGTCTGCCGGCTCTGGGGGATGAGGCGGTACTGGTTGCTGGAGTAGAGGCCGAGGAAGCCGAGCTCCACCTTGTCGCTGAGGTCGTAGGTCCAGTAGGATTGCAGGTCGAGGTAGCGGGGGTCGTACTCGCCGCGGGTGTCGAGGCTGCGCAGCAGGTAGGCGTTGGTGCGATAGCGGAAGCCGGTGATCTGGCGGAGGCGCTTCTTCAGCATGGCGCTCTCCAGGTGGATGGCGCCGCCCTGCAGGCTGGCCATGGCCGAGCCGGCGAAGCCCTTGGGGCGCTTGTAGGTGATGTCGAGCACGCTGCTGAGCTTGTCGCCGTAGCGGGCCTCGAAGCCGCCGGCGCTGAAGTGGATGCGCTCGATGAGGTCGGGGTTGGGGAAGCTCAGGCCCTCCTGCTGGCCCGCGCGCACCAGGAAGGGGCGGTACACCTCGATGCCGTTCACGTACACGAGGTTCTCGTCGAAGTTGCCGCCGCGCACGCTGTAGCCCGAGCTGAGCTCGTTGCGCATCACCACGCCCAGCTGACCGCTCAGCAGGGCCTCCACGCCACCCATGGGGCTGGGCATGAAGCGGGTGAGCTTCGCGTCGAGCACGGTGATGCCGGCGTCGCGCTCGCTGTCGCCGCTGCGCACGTCCACCTGGCCCAGGGTGTTCACCGGCAGTTCCACGTCCAGCCGCTGGCGCTCGCCGGCGCGCACGGTGATGCGGCGGTCCTGGGTGCTGCCCGCGAAGCTGAAGCGCAGCAGCAGCTCCACCCCGGCGGGCACCTTCAGCTCGTAGCGGCCGTCGTCGGTGGTGGTGGTGCCGCGGGCCATGCCCTCCACGAACACGTTGACGAAGGGGGGCCACGCGGCCGTCCGGCGTGCGCACGGTGCCGAAGAGGGTGCCGTCCTCCTGCGCGAGGGCGGGGAACAGGGCAAGCAGGAAAAGCGCGAGCAGGCCGGTGCGCAGCATGGGCGGCAAAGTAACGGTGCCGGTCCCAGCTTGGTATGCGGGTCAGCGGGCCTGGAGCGCGGCGCGCACGGCGGCCCGCAGGTCCGCTGCGGAGCGGTAGCCGCTGCTCACCGGCCGGGTGCTGCCCTTGTGCACGAGGAACACGGCCGGAAAGCCCTGCACACCGAGGTCGGCCGAGCGGCGCATGTCGGCCTCGAAGGCGAGCTTGGCGGCGGGGTCGGCCATGGCGCGGGCCAGCGCGCTGCCCTCCACGCCGTGGCGCGCGGCGAGGGTGGGATAGAGGGCCTTGTCGTTGAGGTCAAGGCCATCGCGGAAGCAGGCGTGCTGCACCTCGTGTGCGAACGCGACGGTGCGCTCCGGGGCCAGGGTGCGGAAGGCGGCGATGGCCAGGCTGGGCGGCACGCTGCTGCTCCACCGTGTGCCGAGGCGCAGCTGCTCCTTGTACGGCTCGCCGATGCGCACACCGGTGTAGGACTCCAGACGGGGGATGGCGCCCAGGATGTAGCCGGCCATGTCGCCCATGGGGCCCTCGCGGTCGCCGGTGACCATGCCACCCAGCACCAGCTGCACGTCGATGCTGTCGGCCATCTGCGCCAGCACCGTGTCCAGCTCGTGGCCGAAGGCGTAGCACCAGCCGCACAAGGGGTCCATCACGTAGAGCAGCACGGGGCGTTCGTCGGGCATCGCGGTGGTGTCGGGTACCTCGTGCGGCCGGGCGGTGCACGGGAGACCGCACAGCAGGAGGGTGGTGGCGGCGAGGGTCGAGAGCGGGCTCATCCGGTGGCCAGGGCGGCGCGCACGTTCTCGAGGAGCTGATCGGGGCCGCCGTAGTGCTCCAGGAGCCGGATGCCCTTGGCGGCGCACAGGTCGCGCAGGGCCTGTCGAGGACCCTCCTCCACGCCGCCGCCGACGATCAGCAGGGCGGTGGGTCCCCCGTCCAAGCGCGCGCGCAATTGGTCGTCCTCCAAGAATCCCTCCGCCGCGTGACCGGCGCTGCGCAACTGGTGGTGCACCAGCGCCATGATGCTGGGGTTGCGGCCGAAGTAGACGATCGGGTCGCTCATGGCGTCGAAAGATAATGCGCGGTGGATAGCGGGTCATCGGCATGCCCCCCCCGACCGAAGCGGTTCCTGCGCCTATGGACCTGGCCCGGCCTGCACGGAACGGAGCGGAACCGGCCGAACGGCAGCGCATGTGAACGGGCGAAGGCCCCTTGCACGCTGGACCTTCCTGATGTTCACGCGCGCTTCCGGACCAGCTCGTCCGCCGTGATGCCGTCCTCCAGCCATGGCCCGATGCCGGGCCTGTCATCGATCGAGATGTCCTTGAAGGTGAGCATTTCCCTCAGGCGACCGCTGTCACCGGGCCGGAAGCCGGTCTCCCGGGCGAAGTCCTTCGGATTGTGGAAGGTGCCGAAGAGCATGTCCATCAGCGGCAGGTCGGTATAGTTGCCACTGTGCACCCCGCGTTCATGGTGGCGGCTGTGGCTCTCGGGGCGTTGCACGAGGTAGCCCAGCCAGTGCGGCGTGCGGATGTTGCTGTGCTGGAACACACCGAGGAAGGTGGTGATGTAGATGACGTACACGGTGGCCTGCGGATCGATACCCACGAGCAGCGTCAGGCAGAGCGAGTTCACCACGGTCCATCCCAAGGTGTCCATCGGGCTGAACCAGTAGGCGCCGAAGGTGTCCAGGCGCTCGGCGCTGTGGTGCATCTGGTGGAAGGTGCGCCAGAGCAGGTCCGATGCATGCATCGCACGGTGCCAGAGGTACACACCCAGTTCGTAGACGAGCAGGCCGACGACCGTCCCGGCGGCAATGCCGAGACCGCTCAGGTCAACGAGCTGCCAGGAGGCGAGTTGTTCGGTCCACAGATAGGGCAGGTAGGAGGAGAGCAGGAAGTACCCGGCGAAGGCGAGCAGTCCCTTCCACTTCCATCCTTTCACCGGTGGCAGGACGCGGGCAGGGAAGAGGCTTTCACAGAGGATGAGCCCACCGTAGATGAGGTGGACCATGATGCTGACCGGATCGGTCAGGAGTTGAAGCAGCGTGGGCATGGACGTGTGTGTGGATGAACGGGAAGTGGATGTTTCAAAGGGAGGGTGCCGGCATCGGCTCCGGTGTGGTCAAGGGTGCGGTGGCTGGCCCCGGCCACGATGCCTGCACGGTGTCCAGCAGTTCCAGCGGTGCGGCCAGCGGGGGGATCGGTGCACTGCCGGAAGGTTGGCGCAGGATGCGCAGGCGGATGGTCGGTGTTCGGCCCTGGTGGCCCACCAGCAGGTCCATGGTCACCGCCCGGCCGCGCAGCGTGCCGCAGTAGGTCACACGGAACACCCGGTCGGAGATCGGAACGGGTTCGCCCATGCGAAGGAGTCGCGTGCCCACGGGCTCGATCCAGTGGGGCGGGGCCATGTCCTCCCATGCGTCATGGGGAAACGGTCCCCGGTCGGCCAGCAGAAGCGAACGATCGGGGAGGGCGAAGGCGATCACGTCGGCTTCCGCAGCCCCCGGGACTTCATCGACGAAGTGAACGTTGCTGATGCTGCGTTGGATGGCCGCATCCGCGTCGGCGATGAAGTGCAGTGGTGTGGATCGTCGCGATGTGGGATCGTTAGTGGAAGAGCTGATGCAAAGGAGCAAAGTGAGCAGGACCATGGTCGTCTGGCGGTTGTTGTCGAACTTTCGAGGGCAAAACTCCCCCGGTCGCGGGCCTTGGATCAACGCCATCCGTGCAAGGGACCGGCGAAACGTGCCATTCCATGCAGCAGGAACCCGTACGCGTGGCCATTCTGGTGTTCCCGGCCTCCACGGCGTCCATCGTGCATGGCCTGTACGACCTGTTCCACGCGGCCGGCAGGGACTATGAGTCCATGGTGGGGAAGCCGGTGCGCGAGGATCTCTTTGAGCCCCGGATCGTGGCCGCACGGAGCGGGACGTTCTCACTGATGAACGGCCTCACCACCACGGTCCAGGTGCCCATCGCAGAGGCTGGCGTCCCCGACATCATCTGCGTGCCCGAGGTGGTGGCCACGCCGGAGGAGCCGATGGAGGGCCGCTTCGAGATGGAGATGGACTGGTTGCGGCGGTGCTATGCCCAGGGATCCATTCTCGCATCCGCGTGTACCGGTGCCCTGCTGCTGGCCGAGGCCGGCCTGTTGGATGAACATGAAGGCACCACCCATTGGGCCTTCTGCGATGTGATGCAGCAGCGGCATCCGCGTGTGCGCGTGAGGCCGAAAAGCGCCCTGGTGATGGCCGGTGAAGCCCAGCGGCTGGTGATGGCCGGTGGTGGCACCTCCTGGCTGGACCTGGCGCTCTACCTCATCGCCCGCAAGGCCGGTGTGGACACCGCCATGAACGTGGCGCGTGTGAGCATGATCGACTGGCATGTGAGCGGCCAGCAGCCCTATGCCACGGTGACCAGCTTGCGGCAGAGCCCCGATGGCGTCATCGCGAAATGCCAGACCTGGGCCGCGGAACGCTTCCACGAGGCCTCGCCCGTAGCCGGCATGGTACAGGTGAGCGGGCTGCCGGAACGCACCTTCAAACCGCGCTTCAAACAGGCCACCGGGCAGACGCCCCTGGAATACATCCACGCCCTGCGCATCGAAGAGGCGAAACGCCTGTTGGAGGTCAGCGACGAGCCCGTGGAGGCCATCGCCTTGGAATGCGGCTACGAGGATGCCGGTTTCTTCAACCGCATGTTCAAGCGCAGGGTGCAGCTCACGCCGGGCCAGTACCGCAAGCGCTTCGGCGGCATGCGCCGCGAACTCGCCGCGCGCATCTGAACCGACCGGTCTGTTCCGTACGAGGCTCGATCGAGCAAGGCCAACTGCCTGTCACAGTTCTCTGTAATTAACCAAATGGTTTAATACGTTTGCCGCACCGGGATCCACGGAGCATGTCGTCAGCCCTCGCCACCGACCGCCTGAGCCGCACCTTCCACGCGTTGAGCGACCCCACGCGCCGGGCCATCCTGTCGCGGCTTTCCAGCGGTCCGGCCTCGGTGAACGAACTGGCGGCGCCGTTCGCCATGAGCCTGCCGGCGGTGAGCAAGCACTTGAAGGTGCTGGAGCGTGCGCAGCTGATCAAGCGCGGACGGGAGGCGCAATGGCGGCCCTGTGAGCTGAAGGCCGAGCCGCTGAAGGAGGTGGATGCGTGGGTCGAGCAATACCGTGCGATGTGGGAGGCCCGTTTCGATCGGTTGGATGCGTACCTGCAGGAACTGCAGGGCAGGAAACCCCGGAGATGATGCGGCTGGAACACCTGCTGATCGATGAGCCGGTGGCGGCGCCGACCGGAGCGCGAGCCGACCGTGGACCAGGCGAGGGGCTTGTGTTCCGGCGAGCGTACCACGCCAGGCCGGAGCGGATCATGCACCATTGGTTGGATCCGAAGCTGCGCGAACGCTGGCTGCCGCTGCCGGCCAACGCCCGGATGGTCCCGCTGATGCAGGTGATCCCCGCCTCGCTCCGCGCCCAGCTCTCCGATGGGGTGCATTCGGCGGGGATCGAACTGCTGCTGAGCGACGATGGCCCCATCACCCTGCTCCAGCTCACCATCACCCCGCACGAGCCGTTGACACGCGCCATGTTGATCGACGCCGGCCACGCGGACCGTTGGGAGGAAACGCTGTACGCATTGGCGGATCAACTGGCACATTGACCCATGGCGTCCACGTCACAGCTCATCGGCGATCGGGAGATCATCATCACCCGCCACATGCGTGCGCCGCGAGCACTGGTGTGGAAGGCCTGCACGGAGCCCGGGCACATCGATCGCTGGTGGGGGCCGGACGGCTTCACCAATCGCACCCTCCGCATGGACTTCCGCGTGGGCGGCGAGTGGGCCTACACCATGACCGGTCCGGACGGCACCGTGTGGCCCAACCTGATCACCTACCGCGAGATCGAGCCCATCAGCCGCATCGCCTATGACCACGGAGACCCGGAGGATCCCAGGCAGTTCGAGGCCGAGCTGCGCTTCGAGGCGAAGGACGGCGGCACGCTGGTGACGCTGCGCACCGTGTTCCCGACCAGGGAGGCGCGCGATCTTGTGGTGGAGCGATACGGCGCCATGGAGGGTGGGAAGCAGACGCTCGCCCACCTGGATGAATACACAAGGAACCTGAGCATGGAGACCCCATGAACAAGCAAGCCCTCTTCAATTTCATCGTCGCGAAGGAGGACAGGTCCATCACGGTGGAGCGCTCCTTCGCCGCTCCCTTGGACCTGGTCTGGAGCGCATGGACCGATCCGGCGATCCTCTGCCAGTGGTGGGCGCCGAAGCCGTATGCATGCGTGATCACGTCGCTCGACCTCCGGGCGGGTGGCCGCTGGTCGTACTACATGCAGGGCCCCGAGGGCGATCGCCATTATTGCTTCTTCGACTATGAGACCGTGGTGCCGAAGTCCTCGTTCTCCGGTGCCGATGGCTTCTGCGACGAACAGGGGGTGATCAACACGGAGATGCCCAGGATGAAGTGGGAGAGCCGCTTCAGTGCGTCCGAAGGGGGCACCTTGGTCAGGGTCGTGATCCACTTCGAAGCCCCGGAGGACCTGGAGAAGATCATCGGGATGGGCTTCAAGGAAGGCTTCACCAAGGGCTTGGAGCAGTTGGAGGAGCTCTTCGCGAACACCACCTTCTACCACGGCACGAAGTCCGATCTGCGGCTGGGCGATCGGATCGAGCCCGGCTTCAATTCCAACTACGGCCAGCAGAAGACCGCCAAGTACGTGTACCTGACCGCCACCCTGGATGCCGCCACATGGGGCGCAGAGCTGGCCCAGGGCGAAGGGCGTGGCCGGATCTACATCGTGGAGCCCACGGGCCATTTCGAGAACGACCCCAACCTCACGGACAAGAAGTTCCCGGGGAATCCGACGCGCTCCTACCGCACCAAGGCCGCCTTGCGCGTGGTGGGGGAGGTGACCGATTGGTAAGGTCACCCGCACGAACAGCTCCAGGCCATGAAGGACCATCTCGCGCGGCTGAAGGAGCAAGGCATTGAAGCGATCGAGGACTAAGAGGCCATCCATTGGACCACCCATGAGCACCATGACCCGCATCACCGTCACCGCACTTGTCGCGAAGCCCGTGGCCCACGTCTGGACCATCTGGGCCGATCCGGCGCACATCATGCAATGGAACGCCGCCAACGATGAGTGGCACTGTCCCAAGGCCAGCAACGACCTGCGCAAGGGCGGGTCGTTCAGCAGCACCATGGCCGCGCGCGATGGCAGCTTCAGCTTCGACTTCGAAGGCGTGTACGACGACGTGCAGCTTCATCGGCGCATCGCCTATACCATTAGCGATGGACGCACCTGTGAGATCCTGTTCGAGGAGAAGGCTGACGGCACGCTGGTGACCGAATCCTTCGATGCGGAATCGCAGAACCCGGTGGAGATGCAACGGGCCGGCTGGCAGGCCATCCTGGACCGCTTCAAAGCGTATGCGGAGGCGCAGGCGTGATGCATCACCATACATCACGCACCTCATGAGCACCAAGGTCGAGATCGTTCCCCACGGGGATCGCGCGATCCGCATCACGCGCACCTTCCAGGCACCGCGCACCATGGTCTTCGATGCGATGACCACGGCCGATAGGATGTTGAACTGGTTCCATGGCGCGCCCGGTTGGACGCTTGTGCGGTGCGAGATCGACCTGCGGGTGGGCGGCACCTACCGCTGGGTGTGGCGAAATGCCGACGGACAGGAGATGGGCATGGGCGGCATGTACAAGGAGATCGTCCGGCCCGAACGCCTCGTGACCACGGAGAAGTTCGACCAAGCGTGGTATCCCGGCGAGGCCGTGGGAACGATGGTGCTGACCGAAGAGGGCGGAAGGACCTTGATGACCTTGACCGTTGAGTACGAGTCACCGACCGCACGCGATGGTGTACTTGCCGCGGAATTGGCGGACGGGATGGAGTTCGGCTACCAGCGCCTTGATCAATTCCTGTGGCAACGCTGATCCATCATGAACGCGCGCTTCGACCCTGCCGTGAACGCCTTGCTGGATGCGCATGATCACCCCTTGCGCAAGGAGATCGATGAGCTGCGCTGCATCATCCTCGGCGTCGACAGGTCGATCGAGGAAGGCGTGAAATGGAACACGGCCAGCTTCAGGACCGAAGACTGGTTCGCCACGCTGAACGGCCCGAAGCAGGTGAAGGAGCCGATGCTGATCCTGCACGCGGGCGCCAAGGCCAAAGGCCTCGTGCTGAAGGACCGGATCCCCGATCCGGAAGGCCTGATCACCTGGCTTGGCAACGACCGCGCGCAGATCGTCTTCCGGAATGCCACGGACATCATCGTGAACAAGAACGCCCTGTGCGCCGTCGTCAGCGCCTGGATCAAGCTCATCCGACCATGATCACCACACCCGAGATCGTCACCATCACCGAACAGCCTGCCGCCACCATCCACCTGGTGATCCCCGGCATGGAGATGCCCCTGCACATGGACCCCGCGATCCAGGAGATCCTCGCGCTCCTGGGCGAGCAGGGCCAACAGCCCGCCGGACCGATGTTCAGTTACCACCACCGCCGCCCCAGCGACACCTTCGACTTCGAGATCGGCTTCCCGGTATCGAGTGCGATCAAGGAGGAGGGGCGTGTGCGGAACAGCGCCCTGCCGGCGGGGAGGGTGGTGCGCGCCGTGTACCAAGGGCCCTATGAGCGGCTCGGCGATGCCTGGCGTGCGCTACAGGACTGGGTGCGGGCGCAGGAGCTTCCCGAGAGCGGGCGGTTCTATGAGCGTTACCTGAACAACCCGGAGGAGGTCGCCGACCCGAAGGACCACCGCACCGAACTGAACTGGTGCATCGGCTGAGCCGCATGAACGCGATCGACCATTACCTCGCCGCCCTTCCGGACACGCAGCGGGACGCACTGCAGCGGCTGCGCAAGCTGGTCCATGCGGCGGCACCCGGCACGGAGGAGCACTTCGCATACGGCGTCCCCGCCTTCAGGTACAACGGCCACCCCTTGCTCTACCTCGGCGCGTCGAAGCACCATTGCGGGCTCTACGGTTCGGTGCCGGTCGGGTTCAGGGAGCGGCTGAGGGATTTCGAGGTGAGCAAGGGCGCGATCCGCTTCACCCCGGAGAAGCCCCTGCCCGCCGACCTGGTGAAGGCCATCGTGAAGGCCAGGGTGGCGGAGATCGAGCTGCGGTGGCCGGTGAAGGCGAAGAAGAGCACGGTGCGCAAGGCCGCGCCAGGGAAATGAGCAACGAACCGCTCTCCGACCGCGAGGTGCGCACTTCGCGTGTGATCGCCGCTCCGCGGGAGCGCGTCTTCGCCGCATGGACCGATCCCGCGTCGCTTGCGCGGTGGTGGGGGCCGAAGGGCTTCACGAGCACCTTCCATCGCTTTGAGCCGGAGCCCGATGGCATCTGGGAGTTCACCATGCATGGCCCGGACGACAGGGCCTTCCGCAACACCTGCATCTTCACACGGGTGGAGCCGCCGGGCTATCTGGAGTTCGATCACCTGAAGGAGATGCACTTCTACACGGCGATGGTGCGCTTCACGGAGGTGACCGGTGGCACGGAGGTCGACTGGACCATGCGCTTCGAAACCGCAGAGGAGCTGGCCCCCATCCGCAGCTTCATCCAACAGGCCAACGAAGAGAACATGGACCGGCTCGAAGCCTTGCTCCGCCACCCTTGACCCCCACATCATCCGGTCCACGACCAGGGATCCCCGACCCATGAACACGCTCAACCTCACCTATTGGATCATCACCGGCCTCTTCAGTGGTTTCATGATCTTCTCGAGCATCGGCGGCATCACCCTGATGCCCGAGGCCGTGGCCATGCTGCACGACCATTTGGGCTATCCGCTGTATTTCATCCAGCTCATTTCATACGCCAAGGTGTTGGGCGCCATGGCGATCCTGCTGCCGATGGTGCCGGCCCGGGTGAAGGAGTGGGCGTACTTCGGCTTCTTCATCGATCTGGTGGCGGCCGTGATCTCGTTCATCGCCGTGGGTGATCCGGTCACGGGCTGGGCGCCGATGCTGCTCTTCATCGGTGTGCTGGCCTGGGCGTATGTGCTGCACCATCGAAGGCTGATCGCTCGCGTCGCCGGATGAACGATCCTTCCGCTTCCTTTGAGGCATGGACCCGATCACCGCCCAACGCGCTCGCAACCAGGTGAGCACCCCTGCACCGGACGAGATCCGCATCACCCGGGTCTTCGACGCCCCGCAGCAGCTGGTGTGGGAGGCCTGGACCACCCCCGCGATGCTTGTGCATTGGTTCGGGTGCGCGGTGTTCAGCACCGTGGATGCCGCCACCGATCTGCGCGCGGGTGGTTCGTGGCGCGTCGTGCTGCGCACCCCCGATGGCGAGGACATCCCCTGCTACGGCACGTACACCGCGGTGCGCCCCATCGACCATCTCGCCTTCACGCACCAATGGGAGAAGCAGCCCGTGGACGTGAATCCGGCGCACCACCGCACGCTGGTGGAGGTGGACCTGCACGGGGAAGGTCCCCGCACACGCCTGGAGTTCCGCCAGACAGGCCTTGCCACGGAGCCCTCACGCGACAGCCACATCGGCGGCTGGTGCGACAGTATGGATGCGCTGGCCGTGCAGCTCGGAAGGATGGTCCCCTCCGAACGTGGTTGAAGCGGGACGCAGGTGCCGGCCGCCCTTCGCACCTTCGCGGCATGGATCCCCGTGCCACCGCCTTCCTCCGCCTGTTGACGATCATGGACGAGCTGCGCGCCCAATGTCCATGGGACAGGAAACAGACCATGGAGACGCTGCGGCCGCTCACGATCGAAGAGACCTACGAGCTGGGCGATGCCATCCTGGAGAACGACCTGCAGGAGGTGAAGAAGGAGCTGGGCGACCTGCTTCTGCACATGGTGTTCTACGCCAAGATCGGCAGTGAGCAGGGGGCCTTCGACATCACCGATGTGCTGAACGGCATCTGCGAGAAGCTCATCCACCGGCATCCGCACATTTACGGGGACGTGAAGGTGGCCGACGAGGAGGAGGTGAAGGCCAACTGGGAGAAGATCAAGCTGGCGGAGAAGGCCAAGGCGGGGGGCACTGCCAAGAGCGTGTTGGAAGGCGTGCCGAAAGGGCTGCCCTCGCTGGTGAAGGCCATCCGCATCCAGGACAAGGCGCGCGGGGTGGGCTTTGACTGGGAGCATCGCGACCAGGTCTGGGAGAAGATGCACGAGGAACTGGGCGAGCTCAAGCGCGAGGTGGAGGCGGGCTCCGCGAGGCAGGCCGACGAAGTGGGCGACGTGCTCTTCAGCATCGTGAACTACGCCCGCTTCCTCGGGGTCGATCCGGATGAGGCGCTGGAACGCACCAACCGCAAGTTCATCCGCCGCTTCCAGTTCCTGGAGCGCGAGAGCGCCCGTGACGGTCGACGGCTGGGTGAGATGACCCTGGCGGAGATGGATGCGTACTGGGAGCGGGCGAAGGCGCTCGACGGATGAGGCGCCCCATTGGATGCGTTCGCAGCACGGCACGGGACCGTTCTCATGACACGGCCGTGTCGGACCCGCGGCACGCAGCACCGATCTTTGCCCCGTGGTCCGTGGTCCCCGTTTCTTCCTGATCGCGCTCGCGCTGGCGGCGGGCACGGGTTCACAGGCCCAATGCGTGAACCCCATCGCCGCCTTCCCCTACAACGAAGGGTTCGAGAACGGGCCGCAGTGGACCGCCGGCGGCATCAGCAGTGACTGGGCCTGGGGCACGCCGGCGCACCCGTCGATCAACAGCGCCGGGGGCGGGCTGCGCAGCTGGTGCGTGGGCGGCCTCACGGGCACCTTCTACAACTACGGTCAGCTGAGCTGGCTGGAGAGCCCGTGCTTCGACATGTCCGCGCTGGATCACCCCTGGATCTCCTTCAAGATCTTCTGGGAGTGCGAACGGCAGTACGATGGCATGGTCTTCCAGCTCTCGCTGAACGGGGGACAGAACTGGAGCAACGTGGGGGCCTGGGGCGATCCGGTGGACTGCCTCAACGACAACTGGTTCAACGCGGGCAACATCACCAACCTCACGTCGGCGAGCCCCAAGCATGGATGGAG is a window encoding:
- a CDS encoding DUF1801 domain-containing protein, giving the protein MNARFDPAVNALLDAHDHPLRKEIDELRCIILGVDRSIEEGVKWNTASFRTEDWFATLNGPKQVKEPMLILHAGAKAKGLVLKDRIPDPEGLITWLGNDRAQIVFRNATDIIVNKNALCAVVSAWIKLIRP
- a CDS encoding DoxX family protein, with protein sequence MNTLNLTYWIITGLFSGFMIFSSIGGITLMPEAVAMLHDHLGYPLYFIQLISYAKVLGAMAILLPMVPARVKEWAYFGFFIDLVAAVISFIAVGDPVTGWAPMLLFIGVLAWAYVLHHRRLIARVAG
- the mazG gene encoding nucleoside triphosphate pyrophosphohydrolase, whose product is MDPRATAFLRLLTIMDELRAQCPWDRKQTMETLRPLTIEETYELGDAILENDLQEVKKELGDLLLHMVFYAKIGSEQGAFDITDVLNGICEKLIHRHPHIYGDVKVADEEEVKANWEKIKLAEKAKAGGTAKSVLEGVPKGLPSLVKAIRIQDKARGVGFDWEHRDQVWEKMHEELGELKREVEAGSARQADEVGDVLFSIVNYARFLGVDPDEALERTNRKFIRRFQFLERESARDGRRLGEMTLAEMDAYWERAKALDG
- a CDS encoding GyrI-like domain-containing protein, which encodes MITTPEIVTITEQPAATIHLVIPGMEMPLHMDPAIQEILALLGEQGQQPAGPMFSYHHRRPSDTFDFEIGFPVSSAIKEEGRVRNSALPAGRVVRAVYQGPYERLGDAWRALQDWVRAQELPESGRFYERYLNNPEEVADPKDHRTELNWCIG
- a CDS encoding SRPBCC domain-containing protein; translation: MDPITAQRARNQVSTPAPDEIRITRVFDAPQQLVWEAWTTPAMLVHWFGCAVFSTVDAATDLRAGGSWRVVLRTPDGEDIPCYGTYTAVRPIDHLAFTHQWEKQPVDVNPAHHRTLVEVDLHGEGPRTRLEFRQTGLATEPSRDSHIGGWCDSMDALAVQLGRMVPSERG
- a CDS encoding SRPBCC domain-containing protein gives rise to the protein MSNEPLSDREVRTSRVIAAPRERVFAAWTDPASLARWWGPKGFTSTFHRFEPEPDGIWEFTMHGPDDRAFRNTCIFTRVEPPGYLEFDHLKEMHFYTAMVRFTEVTGGTEVDWTMRFETAEELAPIRSFIQQANEENMDRLEALLRHP
- a CDS encoding DUF1801 domain-containing protein; this translates as MNAIDHYLAALPDTQRDALQRLRKLVHAAAPGTEEHFAYGVPAFRYNGHPLLYLGASKHHCGLYGSVPVGFRERLRDFEVSKGAIRFTPEKPLPADLVKAIVKARVAEIELRWPVKAKKSTVRKAAPGK